Genomic segment of Fibrobacter sp. UWEL:
CACAAGGTTCGCACGTCCATGGGTTCCCTGGCTCGAGATGAAGGTGGTATCACCTTACTCCTAAGCAAGGAAAACGACAACCTGATTACCTATTTCCCCTATGAAACCAATATGGGTAAGGTGGTTCAGGATACGGTGGAACACCTGCTGGAAATGGTTTCGGGCAGTTTTAGTTCGGATACCTTGAGTGCCGCAGAAGTTCTTCGTTTTGAACGGACTAATGAACATCACCAGCGTATGGTATTCATGGTGGTGAGCTTAAAGAATAAGCCGTTCTATGTGATTCATGCGGCTCAACAGAACCGTATTGTGTCTGGTGTGGAAAACCACATTTACGCATTTATTCTCCTGGTCATCTTTGCTGTGATTATTTTGATGGGAGCGGCAGCCTTCGTGTCCCATATGTTGTTCAGCCGATACATCCAGAGGGACTTGAGCGACAGCGTGAGCTCCAGTAACATGTTCGATACCCTGCTGGGAAGTGATAACTTCAGAATTATCTTGACTAATGATACCTTTGATATTCTCCATGCAAGTGCCTATGTGGTGGACTTCCTTAACGATGGAGAAGATATTAAGGGGCAAATCCTCTTTAAGTATATTGATTCTGACCAATTCAAGAAGTTTGCCCATCGTGTGGCCATGGGCGGTGAAATGCATGCCAGCGAGCGCAAGATTCGCGTGCCTGTGAAGAGCCCCGATGGGGAAGTGGCATGGTGGGGTATCTTCTTCCAGGTGCTGGTGGAAGATAACGGCGAAATGCGTTATCTGTTCATCATTACCGATGAAACCAGCGGTATTCAGAAGGATACGATTCTTGATACCATCATGATGTCTGCGGATCATTCCATTCTGGTGATTTTCGACAGATACTTGAAGGTGACCTACATTTCCAAGCAGCTGGCGGATTTCTTTGGCTGTGAATGGAAATCTCTCATTGGCCTGAAGTTGGATGAACTGAAGGATATTGGCCTGCCGGAAGACATGATTCGTTCCTTGAAGCGTTCCTTCAGTAAGCAGGATCTCTGGAAGGATTCCTTTGAATTGAAGTCCGAAGCACTTCATACTAGTGTATGGTTCCGCGGTGAAGCCTGTACCCTAAAGATGCAGGAAACTCTGGTGGGCTACATGCTTTCCATGATCGACATTTCCGAAGTGGTGGCTGCTCGTGAGATTGCAGAACAGGCAACCCAGGCAAAGAGCGAATTCCTGGCCAACATGAGTCATGAAATCCGTACGCCTATGAATGCCATTATCGGTATGGCTCACTTGACTTCCGAGACCCAGCTGGATGAACACCAACGAGGATTTATTGATCGAATCAGTGCGGCAGCCAAGTCCCTGCTGGGTATTATTAATAATATTCTGGACTTCTCCAAGATTGAAGCCAAGAAGCAGGAACTGGAAATCACTCAGCTGGTCCTTCAGGATGTGCTGGGCGAAGTGGCTGCCCTTGCGGAAGTTCGTATTGCAGGCAAGCCTATCGAGCTGATTGTGGACATTGATCCGGAAATTCCGGAAGTCCTGATGGGTGACCCCCTGCGAATCTCCCAGATCTTTACCAACTTGATTAATAACGCTACCAAGTTTACGGAAAAGGGAAACATTACTCTCCGCGTTGAAATGCTCCAGCGCAATGTCACCAGCGTTAAACTTTCCTTTAGCGTTATTGATACGGGTATCGGTATGACGCCGGAACAGCGCAACCGTCTGTTCAATGCCTTTACTCAGGCGGATGGCTCCACCACACGTAAGTATGGCGGTACCGGTCTTGGCCTGGTTATTTCCAAGTCCCTGGTGGAATTGATGGGCGGCCAGATGGAAGTGGAAAGTACTGCTGGTGTGGGCTCCAGATTCTTCTTTACCATTACTCTGCCGATTGCATCTTCTGCCACTGTTCAGCCCAAGTGGATGGACGTTAATGATTTCAAGGGTAAGAACATCCTTCTGGTGGATGACTGCGCAAACTTGAGAACTGTTCTTCGTCGTTACTTGACCATGTTGCACTGCGTGGTTGAAGAAGCATCCTCT
This window contains:
- a CDS encoding response regulator, which codes for MTHNPLNDKRRRLRWRISFVYAIPMLVASIILVGFFYFMVRSMFVTSAYSSAESSLKNKVVYNVEKLLTDYENNFMDLAKKTQSYKEGIVKGQTVRQVLRDDGVIDVYYGSSKGDYYSSRALKLESGKSEFRTTAWYLEAARKKGLAFTGPNVRRDLGKMTMTLSHPVWDKNKKVAAVVAEDLDLHKVRTSMGSLARDEGGITLLLSKENDNLITYFPYETNMGKVVQDTVEHLLEMVSGSFSSDTLSAAEVLRFERTNEHHQRMVFMVVSLKNKPFYVIHAAQQNRIVSGVENHIYAFILLVIFAVIILMGAAAFVSHMLFSRYIQRDLSDSVSSSNMFDTLLGSDNFRIILTNDTFDILHASAYVVDFLNDGEDIKGQILFKYIDSDQFKKFAHRVAMGGEMHASERKIRVPVKSPDGEVAWWGIFFQVLVEDNGEMRYLFIITDETSGIQKDTILDTIMMSADHSILVIFDRYLKVTYISKQLADFFGCEWKSLIGLKLDELKDIGLPEDMIRSLKRSFSKQDLWKDSFELKSEALHTSVWFRGEACTLKMQETLVGYMLSMIDISEVVAAREIAEQATQAKSEFLANMSHEIRTPMNAIIGMAHLTSETQLDEHQRGFIDRISAAAKSLLGIINNILDFSKIEAKKQELEITQLVLQDVLGEVAALAEVRIAGKPIELIVDIDPEIPEVLMGDPLRISQIFTNLINNATKFTEKGNITLRVEMLQRNVTSVKLSFSVIDTGIGMTPEQRNRLFNAFTQADGSTTRKYGGTGLGLVISKSLVELMGGQMEVESTAGVGSRFFFTITLPIASSATVQPKWMDVNDFKGKNILLVDDCANLRTVLRRYLTMLHCVVEEASSVDEALDLIQVHDEAGEDPFDLFLVDYEMPILNGFDFAHGLNEKMVNVPKVLMHPIHFDESDMSRALGLGFGSCVPKPLQMSTLLSSMQEAVGLEPTYKKAKKKEKSKIYFKEAKILLVEDNQMNQELAVSLLNSVGLTVVVANNGKESLDMLKKDAFDLVLMDIQMPVMDGLTATKEIRAREDEYFKKVPILAMSARAFQKDTEECFAAGMNAHIVKPIDPSLLYEEMAKFLAVASETPLIASTESEKESLTPEDREFVAQFQKVRDFDAETGFYHANSSRSIYLKIVQGFVRDYNNSCFELRRMLENHDYEPCSRMVHTIKGLCGTIGAGQAQKLGSDLEEQLSQNSCNMALFGAFENSLKNLLQDLQVVLANVVQENTDSAPKQADPEAQEKLQAAVDALKDALDNCSSTLCKRILDDVEYISFMPEQERLLRKLKEQIEDYDFTEAGDTLEALEKTLA